The genomic region TTCGGAGGTTACTTTGATAATACTATGCCAGTCAGTGGTCTTTTAACATAGATCCTAATAATGTTGCGTACCTACCTTTTTACTTATGAAATAAACTAATATTTATGTATCTTTTCATAGATCGTAGTGTTCGCCCTGGTAGCCTGCGCCGCGGCCGGCAGCGACGACAGCCAGAAGCGCGACAAGAGAGGCTACCTCAGCGGTGGGTACGGTGGCATCGGTGGCATCAGTGGCATCGGTGGCTACGGTGGTGGATACGGCGGCGGCTACAGTGGCATCGGAGGATACTCCGCGCCCGCAGCCCGAGTCGTCAGAGTCAACCAAGTCGTGAACACCGCCCGCGTCGTCGACGTCCCACAGGTGGTCAGTGTGCGCAAGGTGGTCTCCGTGCCTCAAGTGGTGTCCGTGAACAAGGTGGTAGCCGCGCCCAGCTACAGCAGCGGCATCGGCTACAGCGGTCTCGGCGGTGGCTACGGCGGCGGCTACGGCGGCGGCTACGGCGGCGGCTACGGCGGTGGCTACGGCTCGGGATACTCCAGCGGCTGGTGGTGAACAAGAACAAACTAGAAACCTCAAAGCATCTGTGATTTTGTTTTccttttaagtttattttagtttCCACCGCAAGACttgttgattattattatttaacttcttaataaaatttatttttgtaccaaatatttgtttacttacctacctgtaagaattattatttctcACATTATCCATCAATTATATCGCATGCTTTGACCACACAGCACAACATGtgtatgtctgagagttctcaaaggtgtatgaagtctgccaatctgctcTGGGCCAGCTTGGTGGACTATAATAAAATGCCTAAGCCCTTTCCATTGTAAGAGGAGAGCCGTACTCGTTATCGGGGTAGCAAAGAATTAAACTTAGACCCGGACACATGCCATTAGGCAAGTTGAAACATTTAATGAGGAAAAGGGATTCTCCCAATTGCGAAGTATGTGGTAAGGTAGAAGATGTCTCGCACTTACTATTGGCATGTGTTCACAATCATAATTTGagagaaaatattatactaacatgtgaactaaatttaaattttatgaatattggtatttttaactgtaagtattttgaacaaaccttcgagcatttcggcaatgaaagtgtataaatttgttagtgattctctcaaaggagattgcccattttcttaggagctttagccccccctaatataattgttatgtcacaatttaagttttgacacgacgccacaaaagagggcccgttcacgggctaTCTCCTTtatatagttttagatttatttatgtagtttgattttaatttggttTGTAACGATGGTGTTGGCATGCAGactatctgtaaaagccccttacaaaatatcagattaaaaaaagatGATCGCATTCGAGTATTTAAGACctcaaattttcatttcatacacAGAACCGCTACAGCGTAGTGGTAGCACATATGGGTCGTCGAGGTCACGAGTTCGAGGTATGGTCTGTGCGGACTTTAAATAATTCTACTTCTCTATAAtcataacataaaaaataacgaTTGAGTACCAACACCTTAAGAACTGCAAAGAAAATCTTGAGTAAATACCTGAATGTAGCCCACAATGAAACAAACTGGTATGCTGGTACTAGCTCTCTATCTCTCCGGTCAACGATGTAGATCTTATTTATACTTTCTTTTGTGttgaaatattaaatttatattaaattagcttatacccgcgacttcgtccgcgtggactacacaaattttaaacccctattttacacccttaaacttgatctttaacaatgagattttaacatatgagcttaataaaatatgtcagactgctaattgcaaaaatattaactacaaaacttcaaacttcaaaactgacagactttcatacaaacttcaaaccccaattttacccctttagaggttgaattttgaaaaatcctttcttagtggatggctacgtcacaatagctatctgcatgccgaatttcagcattatccgtccagtagtttgagcagtgcgttgatagatcagtcagtcaatcagtcaccttttccttttatatataaagataactagctggtgcccgtgacttcatccgcgtagatttttgtaaataaaaataaacgggataaaagtagtctatgccacTCTCCGGCCTCCGGTCTCCGGTCTCCGGTCTCCGGTCTCCGGTCTCCGGTCTCCGGTCTCCGGTCTCCGGTCTCCGGTCTCCGGTCTCCGGTCTCCGGTCTCCGGTCTCCGGTCTCCGGTCTATGGTCTCCGGTCTCCGGTCTCCGGTCTCCGGTCTCCGGTCTCCGGTCTCCGGTCTCCGGTCTCCGGTCTCCGGTCTCCGGTCTCCGGTCTCCGGTCTCCGGTCTCCGGTCTCCGGTCTCCGGTCTCCGGTCTCCGGTTTCCGGTCTCCGGTCTCCGGTCTCCGGTCTCCGGTCTCCGGTCTCCGGTCTCCGGTCTCCGGTCTCCGGTCTCCGGTCTCCGGTTTCCGGTCTCCGGTCTCCGGTCTCCGGTCTCCGGTCTCCGGTCTCCAGGTCGTGACCGATATCCACGCAACACATCACACCGCTACAACGGAATATCCGCtactctgttgcgacgtgattgaagaataaaCCCAACCACACTTCTACGtaaaactcgcgcaccgagggttccgtagtgtagtacggaaccctcggaagAAGTAAAACGGTTAGAATCACTTTAGTTAACGATCCGCAAAAccaactttgtttgtagaggtttattgttactATCAAAAAAatcgcccaagtgcgagtcaggctcgcgcaacgagggttctgtactacagtcgtattttttcgacattttgcacgataattcagaaactatgatgcatacaaataaataaaaatctgttttagaatgcacagatgaagacctttcatattatgagatcccgcttgatatagttatcttactttgaaaattgaaaatactaattattacttcatgaacacattttaatctttttgtaaccacaaaatcacggttttcgatttttttctttacttgtgctatcagacttatctacctgccaaatttcatgatttgagACACAAGTCTGTtgagacacaacagacagacgcacagatgaacagacggacagacagacagacactaaagtgatcttataagggttccttttccttttgagacacggaaccctaaaattgtaCATCGGTGCCTACTATGAATAAATGCTTTTAGTTTGAGGTTTACTGGTCGTAGGTAAATCTGGATTGAAATGAGAGCAATAgttagcaaaaataaaaatatttattaaacaataaataaaaagtatttacaTAATTTAACATTTATGGAGGAAACAATAATACTACATTGAGGAATGAAGTGGGACTAGATGTGTGCCGTTCACCACCAGCCGGAGCCGCTGGAGTGGCCGGACGAGTAGCCGGAGCCGATGCCGGACGAGTAGCCGGAGTAGCCGGAGCCGATGCCGGACGAGTAGCCGGACGAGTAGCCGGAGCCAATGCCGGATGAGTAACCTCCGATGCCGATGCCGCTGCTGTAGCTGGGCGCGGCTACCACCTTGTTCACGGACACCACTTGGGGCACGGAGACCACCTTGCGTACATTGACCAACTGTGGGACTTCGACGACGCGCTGCGTGTTGACGACCTTGTTGACGGTGATGACCTGCGCGTGTCCTCCTCCGAGGCCACCGTATCCGCCGCCGAGGCCGCCGCCGAGCCCGCCGCCGAGCCCACCGCTGTAGCCGCCGCTGTAGCCGCCGCTGTAGCCGCCGCCGTGGCCGCCGAGCCCGCCGCTCAGGTAGCCTCTCTTGTCGCGCTTCTCGCTGTCGGAGCCGGCCAGGGCGCAGGCCACCAGCGCGCACACTACGATCTGGAACACAAACGTATACACTGTCAAGTTACGCTACAAGCATTGTCAactaaataggtaataagtacAACTATTGTTTCAAGGCAATCGAAATGAAGAACTGTTAGTATCCTTTCAATCTCCCACTGTCCAGTACGTTTGTGAcggctaatgatgatgataatcatcACAGACACACATGATCCAAAGGGTTCCAACTGATTGGGACTATTCCAGAAATGTTCACGAATGGGTTCACTGATTGTCCTTTTCGGCTAGTTTAGTTGGTCTTGCACCGTGTTCCAGTGGTGGGTACTTACGAAGGATTTCATGTCGACAGGTGGTTGTTGGTGAGAAGGTAGGATGAGAGGTCGGTGAGTGAATGCTCTGGTCGCGACGAGCGCGCATATATACTCAGTGCGGGAGGTACTGACGCAACATAGCCTCGCCACTTCTCGCCCCTATCGTTTATGTACTTCGTCCTTGCAAATTCATTGCCAATATTTTTAATACTCATTCAGTATTATACCTTTTTTTTGAGCAAGCGATCGAGAAACTGATATTAATCGAGCGAACAGCTTCAATGTTCAATCTCAATCGAATGTTTCGAATGTATACGTAGTTAGTAGTAAGTAGTCACTACACGTCGTCGTGAGTCGCATTGGCAACGCGCGACTCGCCGCTCACAGCAGCGACTCAGTAGTGATGCAACCGCCTGGCATCGAGTCAACAGCGGAACTAGTCCCTGAGACTGGACACCTCCCGTTGATCAGATTtgatcgtcatcatgatcaacccatcgccggctcactacagagcacgggtctcctctcaaagtgagaaggaaggaaggaaggagtGGACAGgaagttttggccatagtccaccacgctggccatgtgcggatcggtagacttcacacgcctttgagaacataatggagaactctcaggcatgcaggtttcctcacgagatgttttccttcaccgttaaagcaagtaatatttaattaccgaaaaggcacataactccgaaaagttagatgtgcgtgctcgggatcgaacccccgacctccgattagaaggcgaacgtcctaaccactaggctatcatagcgtAGGTACTAGATTTGATAGATTCATGAAAAAGACACTTAGCCCAAATTACTTGGAATGTGGAATGTGGAATGCTAGAAATCATTAAACATATTGAATGTAGTTTAAGTGTGTTCGCAACGAACTTGAAAGagcgatttttttattaactaagtttaatttagaaagTAAGAACGTTTATAATAACATTCGGGCCTCTGCATTATCGCGACTCGCGAGACGACAGATCGCTGCGACTATATAAACAGTGAGACTAGCCTGTGAcctgcgactacgtccgcgtcgTCACAGGCTGGTGCGAGAATTTAGATTATTCAAATTCTCGTgacaactttttgattttccggaatacaagctatctacagggttacaggaaaagaggacacgatcccgttaaggggttatagtacaggacattagctatcaaacgacccctaaagtgcttatgcgaaagtgtatcgttttcgagttattaatttttttatttttttcttggtaaaagggtgtttgccactttaaaaattaataaaaaaaaggaacaatgtatttcagcagtttttgttttatttcttgctagtacatatccttgttaataataaacagttataaaactaaaaaaatctacaagcattttaaaatgacagcccaaaaactgtacaagttttcgatttttaaatttaattctgtttt from Maniola hyperantus chromosome 16, iAphHyp1.2, whole genome shotgun sequence harbors:
- the LOC117989710 gene encoding keratin-associated protein 6-2-like — its product is MKSFIVVCALVACALAGSDSEKRDKRGYLSGGLGGHGGGYSGGYSGGYSGGLGGGLGGGLGGGYGGLGGGHAQVITVNKVVNTQRVVEVPQLVNVRKVVSVPQVVSVNKVVAAPSYSSGIGIGGYSSGIGSGYSSGYSSGIGSGYSGYSSGIGSGYSSGHSSGSGWW
- the LOC117989709 gene encoding keratin-associated protein 6-2-like, producing MKTFIVVFALVACAAAGSDDSQKRDKRGYLSGGYGGIGGISGIGGYGGGYGGGYSGIGGYSAPAARVVRVNQVVNTARVVDVPQVVSVRKVVSVPQVVSVNKVVAAPSYSSGIGYSGLGGGYGGGYGGGYGGGYGGGYGSGYSSGWW